Within the Pseudorasbora parva isolate DD20220531a chromosome 20, ASM2467924v1, whole genome shotgun sequence genome, the region gtttaggggcagtgagtgtgtgtgatgggtaggtttaggggcagtgagtgtgtgtgatgggtaggtttaggggcagtaaatggactgcatttatatagcgcttttatccaaagcgctttacatttttgcctcacattcacccattcatacaccgacggcggtgtcagccatgtaaggcgccatccagctcgttgggagcagctggggttaggagtctcgctcatggacacttcgacacttggtcaggtggaaccggggattgaaccaccaaccttctggtttgtagacaacctacatgaaccactgagccactgccgccccgtgtgtgatgggtaggtttaggggcagtgtgtgtgtgatgggtaggtttaggggcagtgtgtgtgtgtgatgggtaggtttaggggcagtgtgtgtttgtgatgggtaggtttaggggcagtgtgtgtgtgtgatgggtaggtttaggggcagtgtgtgtgtgatgggtagggttaggggcagtgtgtgtgtgaagggtagggttaggggcagtgtgtgtgtgaagggtagggttaggggcagtgtgtgtgtgatgggtaggtttaggggcagtgtgtgtgtgtgatggtttaGGGgcatagaatgtacagtttgtatggTGTAAAATCCATTCCGCTTATGGAAAttcctcacaatttacaaaaacacaacgtgtgagtgtgtgtctgtgtttgttggtgatttaaggtgtgtgtgtatatgtgtgtgtgagagtgtgtgtgtgtgtgtgtgtgtttctctgggCTTTTGTGCTCGTCTGATCGCATCACTCCGCTAAACGTCGTCGTGTCCACTTAAAGGCTCATTTCCCACAAAAGGGAATCTAATTATTTTCTTTTCACACATTATCCCGACATCGCCTTATTCGCACCCGGGTGACAAGTGCGCGTCCGGCTTCTGCGCATGCGCACGTCTCTCTTTGAACCTCGCGCTCGTAAAGTTCTGGGCTATAAAAGCGACGCTTTGCCGCACGggtgagatgagatgagatgagatgatcGAGGAAATGGCGCAGATCGATGTCGATTCGTACACGGCCAAAGTTTTGTCCCAGTGGGAGTGGAGCAGCGGAGAGGACCAGGCGTGCGCGTCCTCGTCCTCCGTGTGCTCGTCGCCGGACGCGCGCTCCAGCAGCGGAGGCGAGCTCAAGCCCAAAGCGAAGATGAGcgtgaagaggaggatgaagGCGAGCGAGCGGGAGAAGCTGCGCATGCGCAGTCTGGCGGAGGCGCTGCATCAGCTCCGAGATTACCTGCCGCCGGTGTATAGCAGGAGAGGGCAGCCGCTAACCAAAATTCAGACCCTAAAATACACCATCCAATATATCAAAGAGCTCTCCAACATCCTCGACCAGCAGGACCAGATGTGATGGAGCATCGGAAAACATCACCTTAACCACTATAAAGGACCGTCTGTGCAATGGAAAGACTCTACGGATGTTAAAAGCTCTTCGTGGACGATCCCGAAACTCTCACTTTTCACTATCAAGAGAAAATAATCATCTTTATGATGTGATGGACGttatcttaaagggacagtgcacccccccccccaaaaaaatcgggCATTTTGTGTTAATAACGTGCTATATGattataatgctgttttatTGAGCGTAGTCTAAACGTTGAGAGAAAACGTTTCCAGTACTACTTCTTAAAGGAACAGTGCATCCAAAAAGCTGGCATTTTGAGGACTCTAGCTTTTTTGTCAAGTGTTAATAACACGCTATATGATTATAATGCTGATTTACTTGAATGTCATCCAAACGTTGAGAAAACGTTTCCTAAACAtcctcttaaagggacagtacaTCCAAAAAATCTGGCGTTTTGAGGactgtttagtttttttgtcaaGTGTTATTAACGTGCTATATGATTATAATGCTCATTTACTTCAACATCATCTAAACGTTGAGAAAACGTCTCCAGAACTTCCTCtcaaagggacagttcacccaaaaaaatctgtcatttacgCTTCCTCAAGATGTTTCTGTATGAATTTTCGTTATTTTGCGGAACACAAAGATATTTTGAGGGATGTTTGGTTGTGGTGGTGCACCATTTATCAACtgttataatgttttatttgaacgttctcttaacgtggAGAGAAAACATTTTCAGAACTTTTGATGCGATGGGCgttctcttaaagggacagtgcacccaaaaaaTCTGCCATTTTGAGGAGTTTCGTTGTGGTTCACCATTTGTCAAGTGTTAACatgctattttattttaatgatgttttaCTTGAACCTTGTCTTAATTTTGAGAGAGAACGTTTTCAGAACTTCATTATGAAGTGATGGCCgttctcttaaagggacagtacaCCAAAATAATTCTGTCATTTTCGCTTCCTCAAATTGTTTCTGTATTCTGTTTGGTTGTGGTGCACCATTTATCAAGTGTTATAATGATGTTTTACTtaaacgttctcttaacgttgaGAGAAAATGTTCCGAGAACATCCTTATGATGTTATTTGTACTTAACCTTCTTGgtatatattaaaaacaaaagttCAAGGAATTTGAGCAAAAGGTTAAGAGAATGTTGTACTAATGTTATtgtaacatttaaacaacgCTTTTATAATattgaatctttatttttacAGCTGATTTTGATTTTAGGA harbors:
- the msgn1 gene encoding mesogenin-1, translating into MIEEMAQIDVDSYTAKVLSQWEWSSGEDQACASSSSVCSSPDARSSSGGELKPKAKMSVKRRMKASEREKLRMRSLAEALHQLRDYLPPVYSRRGQPLTKIQTLKYTIQYIKELSNILDQQDQM